A genomic window from Streptomyces sp. HUAS YS2 includes:
- a CDS encoding MFS transporter: MTATTAENEQTAVPSGGHPQRWLILGVICLAQLTVLLDNTVLSVAIPSLTTELHASTSDIQWMINAYSLVQSGLLLTAGNAADRYGRKKLLAAGLALFGLGSLAAGLADSTAQLIAARAGMGVGGALLMTTTLAVVMQIFDESQRVKAIAIWATIGSLGFAAGPLIGGAILNHFWWGMIFLINIPVAVVGLIAVLKLVPESKNPQGDRPDLFGALLSTIGMSSVVYAIITGPEHGWTSTQVLLPAAIGVAVLTGFVLWELRVPYPMLDMHFFRNQKFVGAVAGAILVMLGMGGSLFLLTQHLQFVLGYEPLEAGLRMAPLALSIVVLNLSGLGPKLVMKIGTAPSVALGLSLVAGGLTSIALLGGGTDGTYGGMLLGLVLMGAGIALSNPAMANAIMSAIPPEKAGVGAGVNGTLAEFGNGLGVAILGAVLNARFAALVTVTATSLPAALAAAGTDAERQQISDAFASGLQTSQLVGAVAVFAGGLLAAALLKRAERSEQAGQKAAAGDEQPTVAA; encoded by the coding sequence ATGACGGCGACGACCGCCGAGAACGAACAGACCGCCGTACCGTCCGGCGGCCATCCGCAGCGCTGGCTGATCCTCGGCGTGATCTGCCTCGCCCAGCTGACGGTGCTGCTCGACAACACCGTCCTGAGCGTCGCCATCCCGTCGCTGACCACCGAGCTGCACGCGTCCACCAGCGACATCCAGTGGATGATCAACGCGTACTCGCTCGTCCAGTCCGGCCTGCTGCTCACCGCGGGCAACGCCGCCGACCGCTACGGCCGCAAGAAGCTGCTCGCCGCCGGTCTCGCGCTGTTCGGCCTCGGCTCGCTCGCCGCCGGTCTCGCCGACTCCACCGCGCAGCTGATCGCGGCCCGCGCGGGCATGGGTGTCGGCGGGGCGCTCCTGATGACCACGACCCTCGCGGTCGTCATGCAGATCTTCGACGAGTCGCAGCGGGTCAAGGCCATCGCCATCTGGGCCACCATCGGTTCGCTCGGCTTCGCGGCCGGCCCGCTGATCGGCGGCGCGATCCTGAACCACTTCTGGTGGGGGATGATCTTCCTCATCAACATCCCGGTCGCGGTCGTCGGCCTGATCGCCGTGCTGAAGCTGGTCCCGGAGTCCAAGAACCCGCAGGGCGACCGCCCCGACCTGTTCGGCGCGCTGCTCTCCACCATCGGTATGTCCTCCGTCGTGTACGCGATCATCACCGGCCCGGAGCACGGCTGGACCTCGACGCAGGTGCTGCTGCCGGCCGCGATCGGCGTCGCCGTCCTCACCGGCTTCGTGCTGTGGGAGCTCCGCGTCCCGTACCCGATGCTCGACATGCACTTCTTCCGCAACCAGAAGTTCGTGGGCGCGGTCGCCGGCGCGATCCTGGTCATGCTCGGCATGGGCGGTTCGCTCTTCCTGCTCACCCAGCACCTGCAGTTCGTGCTCGGCTACGAGCCGCTGGAGGCCGGTCTGCGGATGGCGCCGCTCGCCCTGTCGATCGTCGTGCTCAACCTCTCCGGCCTCGGCCCGAAGCTGGTCATGAAGATCGGCACCGCGCCGTCCGTGGCGCTCGGCCTCAGCCTGGTGGCCGGCGGTCTCACCTCGATCGCCCTGCTCGGCGGCGGCACCGACGGCACGTACGGCGGCATGCTGCTCGGCCTGGTCCTGATGGGCGCGGGCATCGCGCTCTCCAACCCGGCCATGGCCAACGCCATCATGAGCGCCATCCCGCCGGAGAAGGCCGGCGTCGGCGCGGGCGTCAACGGCACGCTCGCGGAGTTCGGCAACGGTCTCGGCGTCGCGATCCTCGGCGCGGTCCTCAACGCCCGGTTCGCCGCGCTGGTCACCGTCACCGCGACCTCGCTGCCGGCGGCCCTGGCCGCGGCCGGCACGGACGCGGAGCGGCAGCAGATCTCGGACGCCTTCGCCTCCGGCCTGCAGACCAGCCAGCTGGTCGGCGCGGTCGCGGTCTTCGCGGGTGGTCTGCTGGCGGCGGCGCTGCTGAAGCGGGCCGAGCGGTCCGAGCAGGCGGGGCAGAAGGCGGCCGCGGGGGACGAGCAGCCGACCGTGGCTGCCTAG
- a CDS encoding TetR/AcrR family transcriptional regulator, with translation MVKAADRAKNPARSSVWLEQRAARGGGGPAGLDRDRIVAAAIRMLDEEGLTKLSMRKLATELNVTAMSLYWYVDTKDDIMEYAIDRVFGEVDLAELDAGNWQERIRAVALAYRRMLVRHPWMSPSAGQYLNIGPHAIAVGVKIQDAIRDTGLPMSRQPGAMSAVFQFVYGYGTIESQFGRRAAEAGMSQDEFYGESIRAFRNDPQFEEVLEPMTELLDERATHGSVGEIWDRDFDYALDVLIAGIETMVARGTDT, from the coding sequence ATGGTCAAGGCAGCGGATCGGGCCAAGAACCCGGCGCGCTCCAGCGTCTGGCTGGAGCAGCGGGCCGCCCGTGGCGGGGGCGGCCCGGCGGGGCTCGACCGGGACCGGATCGTGGCCGCCGCGATCCGGATGCTGGACGAGGAGGGCCTGACCAAGCTCTCGATGCGCAAGCTGGCGACCGAGCTGAACGTCACCGCGATGTCCCTGTACTGGTACGTGGACACCAAGGACGACATCATGGAGTACGCCATCGACCGCGTCTTCGGGGAGGTCGACCTCGCCGAACTCGACGCCGGGAACTGGCAGGAGCGGATCCGGGCGGTCGCCCTGGCCTACCGCCGGATGCTGGTCCGGCACCCGTGGATGTCGCCGTCCGCCGGTCAGTACCTGAACATCGGCCCGCACGCCATCGCCGTCGGCGTCAAGATCCAGGACGCGATCCGGGACACCGGACTGCCGATGAGCCGTCAGCCGGGCGCGATGTCGGCGGTCTTCCAGTTCGTGTACGGCTACGGGACGATCGAGTCGCAGTTCGGCCGGCGGGCGGCGGAGGCCGGTATGTCGCAGGACGAGTTCTACGGGGAGTCGATCAGGGCCTTCCGCAACGACCCGCAGTTCGAGGAGGTCCTCGAACCGATGACGGAACTCCTCGACGAGCGGGCCACCCATGGCAGCGTCGGCGAGATCTGGGACCGCGACTTCGACTACGCCCTGGACGTGCTGATCGCGGGCATCGAGACCATGGTCGCCCGCGGCACCGACACATGA